A genomic window from Methanomassiliicoccales archaeon includes:
- a CDS encoding aminodeoxychorismate/anthranilate synthase component II, whose product MLLIDNYDSFSYNLYQSLSGLGVEVEVKRNDEVSLKDAIAFQPDAIVISPGPGHPANRRDFGVCAELLTTIARETPTLGVCLGHQGLAHTFGAKVNKLSHVVHGKTSLVYHFGDPLYNNVPSPFEAARYHSLIVDSNSLPHELKITAMTKEGEIMGLRHRKYPIEGVQFHPESILTPVGKIILANFLQNARR is encoded by the coding sequence TTGCTCCTTATTGATAATTATGATTCGTTCAGTTATAATCTCTACCAGTCCTTAAGTGGCTTGGGAGTGGAGGTAGAGGTGAAAAGAAATGATGAAGTCTCTCTCAAAGATGCTATTGCATTTCAGCCTGATGCTATCGTTATATCGCCAGGTCCAGGGCATCCAGCAAATCGAAGAGATTTCGGAGTGTGTGCAGAATTATTGACTACAATAGCAAGGGAAACGCCTACACTCGGCGTTTGTTTGGGTCATCAAGGATTAGCGCATACTTTTGGCGCTAAAGTAAATAAGTTAAGCCATGTCGTACACGGAAAAACATCATTGGTGTATCATTTTGGTGACCCGTTATACAATAATGTCCCCTCTCCGTTTGAGGCAGCTAGATATCATTCATTGATAGTCGATAGCAACTCCCTTCCCCATGAATTAAAGATAACAGCAATGACAAAGGAGGGTGAGATAATGGGTCTGCGCCATCGAAAATATCCGATAGAAGGCGTACAGTTCCATCCAGAATCTATTCTAACACCCGTTGGAAAGATAATTTTAGCCAATTTCCTGCAGAATGCAAGAAGGTGA